In Nitrospiraceae bacterium, the following are encoded in one genomic region:
- the hpnH gene encoding adenosyl-hopene transferase HpnH, whose protein sequence is MAVPVSQMYTVAKYVLTQKLKGVKRYPLVLMLEPLFRCNLACAGCGKIQYPDHVLDKRLTPEQCWAAAEECGAPIVAIPGGEPLIHPEIGRIVEGLVAQKRYIYVCTNAILLERKLKDFPPSKYLTFSVHMDGLKREHDLAVCRDGVYDVAVRAIKEALNRGHRVTTNTTLFDDANPDRVRQFFDEMMALGVEGMMISPGYSYQKAPDQQHFLKKAKTRELFSKILHSPKRAWKFNQSPLFLDFLMGIKEYQCTPWGNPTYNVFGWQKPCYLLQEGYTKTFRELMEATEWQNYGTSKNEKCAECMVHCGYEASAVEDTFGTVSGFARTVKITLLPTAR, encoded by the coding sequence ATGGCTGTTCCAGTCTCCCAGATGTATACAGTTGCGAAGTACGTACTCACCCAAAAGCTTAAGGGGGTTAAGCGCTATCCCCTGGTGCTGATGCTCGAACCGTTGTTCCGCTGCAACTTGGCTTGCGCGGGCTGCGGGAAGATCCAGTACCCCGACCATGTGCTCGACAAGCGGCTGACCCCGGAACAGTGCTGGGCGGCGGCCGAAGAGTGCGGGGCGCCGATCGTCGCCATTCCAGGCGGCGAACCCCTGATCCATCCGGAAATCGGGCGGATCGTGGAGGGGTTGGTCGCGCAGAAGCGGTACATCTATGTCTGCACCAATGCGATTTTGCTCGAGCGGAAGCTCAAGGACTTTCCCCCGTCCAAGTATCTGACGTTCAGCGTTCACATGGACGGGTTGAAGCGGGAGCATGATCTAGCGGTCTGCCGCGATGGGGTGTACGACGTCGCGGTGAGGGCGATTAAAGAAGCCCTGAACCGTGGGCATCGCGTGACGACCAACACGACGTTGTTCGACGACGCGAACCCCGATCGCGTGCGCCAGTTCTTCGACGAGATGATGGCCCTGGGTGTCGAGGGGATGATGATTTCCCCCGGCTACAGTTACCAGAAGGCCCCTGACCAGCAGCACTTTCTCAAGAAGGCCAAGACCAGGGAACTTTTCTCGAAGATTCTGCACAGCCCGAAGCGGGCATGGAAGTTCAACCAGTCGCCGTTGTTCCTGGACTTCCTTATGGGCATTAAGGAGTACCAGTGCACGCCCTGGGGCAATCCCACGTACAACGTGTTCGGCTGGCAGAAGCCCTGTTATCTGCTGCAGGAAGGCTATACGAAGACGTTTCGCGAGCTGATGGAAGCGACGGAGTGGCAGAACTACGGGACCAGCAAGAACGAAAAGTGCGCCGAGTGTATGGTGCACTGCGGGTATGAGGCGTCGGCGGTTGAAGACACCTTCGGCACGGTGTCAGGGTTTGCCCGCACCGTGAAGATCACCCTGTTGCCGACAGCCAGATAA